In one window of Oryza sativa Japonica Group chromosome 9, ASM3414082v1 DNA:
- the LOC107277236 gene encoding heavy metal-associated isoprenylated plant protein 9, whose amino-acid sequence MDYRLYYMTLRMNIDCNGCYHKIRRALLQMQELESHLIDRKHGRVSVFGAFSPQDVAIKIRKRTNRRVEILEVREAAPPPPPAGDEGGGGGGGHAA is encoded by the exons ATGGACTACAGG CTCTACTACATGACGCTCAGGATGAACATCGACTGCAACGGGTGCTACCACAAGATCAGGAGGGCGCTGCTCCAGATGCAAG AGCTGGAGAGCCACCTGATCGACAGGAAGCACGGCAGGGTGAGCGTGTTCGGGGCCTTCAGCCCGCAGGACGTGGCGATCAAGATCAGGAAGCGGACCAACCGCCGCGTCGAGATCCTCGAGGTCAGggaggccgcgccgccgccgccgcccgccggcgacgagggcggcggcggcggcggcggccacgcggcTTAG
- the LOC136351711 gene encoding uncharacterized protein, with product MIDVTSDEVAICNNDGENAKLANISTTKDSSSSAAGNDSSGFKWFTILFTSWSNMATNLLLMWKNSTRITMQTTWFRYDGFTHSTPLFQAIANNIDWQPYLCIRHIDDDSNVKTFDIAQLQGYSEQEIFRTILGTPPVNMQPDASEGNKNTQDHQIEVIIIIKLWRTPLQYFSPGCLVECLSQESGIRGCWFIGSVIRRRGDRIKVRYQHLQDPETPRANLEEWLLVTRTANPDPLCIRLSGRTRIRPHNMSERENPSTIGVGTVIDGWLYDGWWEGILLKVSDARRLLAYLPGEKKMVLFHRDQLRHSLEWIDSKWKAFAHREDLRISHYCTRSSYKRRSNEANGRPSNKQRWFKLCNTSYALNSPGSPQGLCSLMYPWLMLPLLLEVCTISGESLPS from the exons ATGATAGATGTTACATCTGATGAAGTTGCAATTTGTAACAATGATGGTGAAAATGCTAAGCTTGCTAATATCTCCACAACAAAG GACTCTTCATCATCGGCTGCTGGAAATGATTCAAGTGGCTTCAAATG GTTCACGATTTTGTTTACATCTTGGTCCAACATGGCAACAAACTTGTTGCTTATGTGGAAGAACTCTACAAGGATAACCATGCAAACAACATGGTTCAGATACGATGGTTTCACACACTCAACTCCTCTG TTTCAAGCAATTGCCAACAACATCGACTGGCAGCCCTACCTATGCATTCGGCATATCGACGATGATAGCAATGTCAAGACCTTTGACATTGCACAGTTGCAAGGGTATTCAGAACAGGAGATATTTAGAACAATCTTAGGAACACCTCCCGTGAACATGCAACCCGACGCATCCGAAGGCAACAAGAACACACAAGATCATCAGATAgaggtcatcatcatcatcaaactGTGGAGAACCCCACTGCAG TACTTCTCTCCTGGTTGCCTTGTTGAATGCCTGAGCCAGGAAAGTGGCATTAGGGGATGTTGGTTCATTGGTTCAGTGATCAGGAGGCGCGGAGATCGCATCAAGGTGAGGTACCAACACCTCCAAGATCCTGAAACACCAAGAGCAAACCTAGAG GAATGGTTGCTTGTGACAAGAACCGCTAATCCTGACCCTCTGTGCATACGCCTCTCTGGAAGAACAAGAATTCGTCCCCACAATATGTCGGAGAGGGAGAACCCCTCTACGATCGGTGTTGGCACTGTCATTGACGGATGGTTGTATGATGGTTGGTGGGAGGGAATTTTGCTGAAGGTGAGTGATGCAAGGAGGCTGCTAGCTTACTTACCAG GGGAGAAGAAGATGGTGTTATTCCATAGGGATCAACTGAGGCATTCACTCGAGTGGATCGATAGCAAATGGAAGGCTTTTGCTCACCGGGAAGATCTCAGAATAAGTCATTACTGCACAAGAAGTTCCTACAAGAGAAGAAGTAATGAGGCAAATGGAAGGCCTTCAAACAAACAAAGGTGGTTCAAACTCTGCAATACCAGCTATGCACTGAATTCACCAGGATCTCCTCAGGGGCTCTGCTCCTTGATGTATCCATGGCTAATGCTACCACTGCTCCTTGAAGTATGCACGATCAGTGGAGAATCATTGCCCAGCTAG
- the LOC4347022 gene encoding dihydrolipoyllysine-residue acetyltransferase component 4 of pyruvate dehydrogenase complex, chloroplastic: MLLPPLVVGSTMASLASLSLPVSTASQGRARGAGPVTAAPRRRRVSVVRAKVREIFMPALSSTMTEGRIVSWTAAEGDRVAKGDPVVVVESDKADMDVETFYDGIVAVVLVPAGESAPVGAPIALLAESEEEVAVAQARAQALPRGPGQEPPPPHVPKAAPPPPPPPPPHAPPGPPPTKGVATPHAKKLAKQHRVDISMVVGTGPHGRVTGADVEAAAGIKPKLKGPKGAPPPPPPPPPSPHRHPAAHPPPPPHHPAPRPPPPMAAAPRQPAALPPVPGATVVPFTTMQAAVSRNMMESLSVPTFRVGYAVCTDKLDALCEKVKSKGVTKTLLLVKAAAMALTQHPVVNASCRDGKSFSYNSSINIAVAVAIEGGLLTPVLEDVDKLDVYLLAQKWRGLLKKARMKQLQPDEYSSGTFTLSNLGMFGVDRFDAILPPGQGAIMAVGGSRPTLVANKDGFFSIKNEMLVNVTADHRIIYGADLAAFLQTFAKIIEDPESLTL; this comes from the exons ATGCTCCTCCCCCCTCTGGTGGTCGGCTCGACCATGGCGTCGCTGGCGTCCCTCTCGCTCCCGGTCTCCACCGCCTCGCAgggccgcgcgcgcggcgcgggacccgtcacggcggcgccgcggcggcggagggtgaGCGTCGTGCGGGCGAAGGTGCGGGAGATCTTCATGCCGGCGCTGAGCTCGACGATGACGGAGGGGAGGATCGTCTCctggacggcggcggagggggaccGCGTCGCCAAGGGGGAccccgtggtggtggtggagtccGACAAGGCGGACATGGACGTGGAGACCTTCTACGACGggatcgtcgccgtcgtcctcgtcccggCCGGTGAGTCCGCCCCCGTCGGCGCCCCCATCGCCCTCCTGGCGGAGtccgaggaggaggtcgccgtcgCGCAGGCGCGTGCACAGGCTCTCCCGAGAGGCCCGGGCCAAGAACCCCCTCCTCCCCACGTTCCCaaggctgcgccgccgccgccgccgccaccaccaccacatgcCCCTCCTGGACCGCCGCCGACGAAGGGCGTCGCCACGCCGCACGCCAAGAAGCTAGCGAAGCAGCACAGGGTGGACATCTCCATGGTCGTCGGCACCGGGCCACACGGCCGCGTCACCGGAGCCGACGTCGAGGCGGCCGCTGGCATCAAGCCAAAGCTAAAGGGCCCAAAGGgcgctccacctccgcctccgcctccacctccatcgcCACACAGACACCCCGCTGCtcaccctccgcctccgcctcaccACCCCGCTcctcgccctccgccgccgatggcggcggcacCCCGGCAACCAGCAGCGCTGCCACCGGTGCCTGGCGCGACGGTGGTGCCGTTCACGACGATGCAAGCCGCGGTGAGCAGGAACATGATGGAGAGCCTGTCAGTGCCAACATTCAGAGTCGGCTACGCCGTGTGCACTGACAAGCTCGACGCACTATGCGAGAAG GTTAAATCGAAAGGGGTCACAAAGACATTGTTGCTGGTGAAGGCCGCGGCCATGGCGCTCACGCAGCACCCGGTTGTGAATGCCAGCTGCAGGGATGGGAAGAGCTTCAGTTACAACAGTAGTATCAACATTGCTGTGGCTGTCGCGATCGAGGGCGGCCTTCTTACGCCTGTCTTGGAGGATGTTGATAAG TTGGATGTATACCTTCTTGCACAAAAGTGGAGAGGCCTGCTCAAGAAGGCACGCATGAAGCAGCTCCAACCAGACGAATACAGTTCAG GGACTTTTACGCTGTCTAATTTGGGTATGTTTGGTGTGGATAGATTCGATGCAATCCTTCCACCTGGTCAG GGGGCTATTATGGCTGTTGGAGGATCGAGACCTACTTTGGTGGCCAACAAAGATGGTTTCTTTAGCATCAAGAACGAAATGCTG GTCAATGTTACTGCTGACCACAGGATTATATATGGTGCTGATTTGGCAGCATTCCTGCAGACATTTGCGAAGATCATTGAGGATCCTGAGAGCCTAACATTGTAG